The proteins below are encoded in one region of Paenibacillus sp. YYML68:
- a CDS encoding right-handed parallel beta-helix repeat-containing protein → MNEMYITQPPVGKLKKSVALAAILSLTAFAIPTPSQAASVTCSTSSCLKSALANAQPGDVITLAAGATFTGNFVAAKNGTSSAKITIKGASSTNKPIINGGTTSSGYALHITGDYYDIRNVKVTNAKKGIMLDHANNTWIEYVDVYKIGEEGVHYRDGSSNNVIKNSTVQDTGLLNPEYGEGVYVGSDVGKWGSYKKETNNNRISYVTFGPNVRAEHIDIKEGSSRTTVEYCTFNGTGISGANYADSFMDVKGNDVVVKNNTGYRNNNSKIIDAFQVHERVSGWGKNASFTGNKVYLDNSTPYVVNAYSGATATASSNTRSPSGNMYKGSVN, encoded by the coding sequence ATGAATGAAATGTACATCACTCAGCCACCTGTTGGAAAGCTTAAGAAATCGGTAGCACTTGCTGCAATACTATCACTCACCGCCTTCGCAATCCCCACACCTTCGCAAGCCGCTTCTGTAACATGCAGCACGTCCTCCTGCTTGAAATCGGCTCTTGCTAATGCGCAGCCAGGCGATGTCATCACGCTTGCAGCTGGGGCAACCTTCACGGGGAATTTCGTAGCAGCGAAGAACGGCACATCCTCGGCGAAAATTACGATCAAGGGCGCAAGTTCGACGAACAAGCCTATCATTAATGGCGGTACGACGTCGAGTGGCTACGCATTGCATATCACGGGAGACTATTATGATATTCGCAATGTGAAGGTAACGAATGCGAAGAAAGGCATTATGCTTGATCATGCGAATAACACATGGATCGAGTACGTAGACGTGTACAAGATCGGTGAGGAAGGCGTACATTATCGCGACGGTAGCTCGAATAATGTCATCAAGAACTCGACCGTACAAGATACCGGCTTGCTCAATCCGGAGTATGGTGAAGGTGTCTACGTCGGCTCAGATGTTGGCAAGTGGGGAAGCTATAAGAAGGAAACCAATAATAATCGCATCTCGTATGTGACGTTCGGTCCTAACGTTCGTGCTGAGCATATTGACATCAAGGAAGGCTCCTCTAGGACAACTGTCGAGTATTGTACATTCAACGGAACAGGTATCTCCGGAGCGAATTATGCAGACAGCTTCATGGATGTCAAGGGTAATGATGTCGTGGTTAAGAACAATACCGGATATCGTAACAATAACAGTAAAATTATAGACGCTTTCCAGGTTCATGAGCGAGTAAGTGGTTGGGGTAAAAATGCAAGCTTTACCGGAAATAAGGTGTACCTCGATAACTCCACACCTTATGTCGTAAATGCTTACAGTGGTGCAACGGCAACCGCTTCGAGCAATACACGTAGTCCGTCCGGTAATATGTATAAGGGAAGCGTTAATTAA
- a CDS encoding carbohydrate ABC transporter permease has product MNHRITPGMRAFNVFNIIFLTVLALTMLLPYLNIFAQSLSSSKAITNGLVALWPVEFTWINYQHVFNDPTIWRAFMVSVTVTVCGTAINLFMTSTLAYPLSRPEYLGRKYILMMVLFTIIFSAPIVPVFILVKELGMMNSLWALMIPNAISAFNFFVMRSFFMNIPSELIDASRIDGCGEMGILWRIVVPLSKPAMATMGIYYSVYHWNAYTNALYFINDRALYPLQIKLRQLIDADQINSDPNASLFSEMLNMSPEGIKMATVFIATIPILCIYPFLQKYFVKGMLIGSVKS; this is encoded by the coding sequence ATGAACCATCGTATTACACCAGGCATGCGTGCCTTTAACGTATTCAATATTATTTTCTTGACAGTGCTTGCGCTCACGATGCTTCTTCCGTACTTGAACATATTCGCACAGTCGCTCAGTAGCTCGAAGGCGATTACGAACGGTCTAGTTGCTTTGTGGCCGGTCGAATTCACCTGGATCAACTATCAGCACGTCTTCAACGATCCTACGATCTGGAGAGCATTCATGGTCAGTGTAACCGTTACGGTATGCGGTACCGCAATTAACCTGTTCATGACGTCGACGCTTGCTTATCCACTTTCGCGGCCTGAGTATTTGGGACGCAAATACATTCTCATGATGGTTCTGTTCACGATCATCTTCAGCGCACCAATCGTTCCTGTCTTCATTCTTGTGAAGGAACTCGGAATGATGAACAGCCTATGGGCGCTCATGATTCCGAATGCGATCAGTGCCTTCAACTTCTTCGTTATGCGTTCGTTCTTCATGAACATTCCGAGCGAGCTGATCGACGCTTCCCGTATCGACGGCTGCGGAGAGATGGGCATCCTGTGGAGAATCGTTGTACCTTTGTCCAAGCCAGCTATGGCTACTATGGGTATTTATTACTCCGTATACCATTGGAATGCTTATACGAACGCGCTGTATTTCATTAACGATCGCGCCCTGTATCCGCTACAGATTAAGCTTCGTCAGCTCATCGATGCAGATCAGATCAACAGTGATCCGAATGCTTCGTTGTTCTCTGAGATGCTGAACATGTCGCCGGAGGGTATCAAGATGGCAACCGTATTCATCGCGACGATTCCGATTCTGTGTATCTATCCATTCCTTCAAAAGTACTTCGTTAAAGGTATGTTGATCGGTTCGGTTAAATCTTAA
- a CDS encoding right-handed parallel beta-helix repeat-containing protein, which produces MYNTQTSFGKLHKSVALAAIFSLTAIAMPTPSQAASVTCSTSSCLSSALANAQPGDVITLAAGATFTGNFVAAKNGTSSAKITIKGASSTNKPIINGGTTSSGYALYITGDYYDIRNVKVTNAKKGIMLDNANNTWIEFVDVYKIGEEGVHYRDGSSNNTIKNSTVQDTGLLNPEYGEGVYVGSDIGKWGTYKKETNNNRISAVTFGPNVRAEHVDIKEGSSYTTVENCTFNGTGISGANYADSFIDVKGNNDTIKNNVGYRNNNSKIVDAFQVHERASGWGQNAKFTGNTLYLDNSTPYVVNADNGATATASSNTRSPSGNMYKGSVN; this is translated from the coding sequence ATGTACAACACACAGACATCCTTTGGCAAGCTTCATAAATCGGTAGCACTTGCAGCAATATTCTCTCTTACCGCAATCGCAATGCCGACTCCTTCGCAAGCTGCATCGGTTACTTGCAGCACGTCCTCCTGCTTGAGCTCTGCGCTTGCGAACGCACAGCCAGGAGATGTCATTACGCTTGCAGCTGGTGCTACCTTCACAGGTAACTTTGTCGCTGCGAAGAACGGCACGTCCTCGGCGAAAATTACGATCAAGGGCGCGAGCTCCACGAACAAGCCAATTATTAACGGCGGCACGACATCAAGCGGATACGCGCTGTACATCACAGGCGACTATTACGATATTCGCAATGTGAAGGTAACGAATGCGAAGAAGGGTATCATGCTCGACAACGCGAACAACACTTGGATTGAGTTCGTCGACGTGTACAAGATCGGTGAGGAAGGCGTCCACTACCGTGACGGAAGCTCGAACAATACGATCAAGAATTCGACTGTTCAAGACACGGGTCTGTTGAATCCTGAGTACGGTGAAGGTGTGTATGTTGGGTCGGATATCGGCAAGTGGGGCACTTACAAGAAGGAGACGAACAACAATCGCATCTCAGCTGTTACGTTCGGTCCTAACGTTCGTGCGGAGCATGTCGACATTAAGGAAGGTTCTTCGTACACAACGGTTGAGAACTGCACATTCAACGGAACGGGCATTTCTGGTGCGAACTACGCGGACAGCTTCATTGACGTGAAGGGCAACAACGACACGATCAAAAATAATGTCGGCTACCGCAACAACAACAGTAAAATTGTAGACGCTTTCCAAGTGCATGAGCGCGCAAGCGGCTGGGGACAAAATGCAAAGTTTACAGGCAATACACTGTACCTTGATAATTCCACACCTTATGTTGTAAACGCTGACAATGGTGCAACGGCGACAGCTTCGAGCAACACACGCAGTCCGTCCGGCAACATGTATAAGGGAAGCGTGAACTAA
- a CDS encoding response regulator — MLRVLIVDDEPMILKGLTTLLTQYKDNQVHIRTADNGKSALALILEQAPDIVLTDIRMPVMDGLELTRSVHELGLELDMIVISGYSDFEYARKCMASGVKDYLLKPVARQELYETLDRVLAQRQQSALPDVSAATLTHWAERLEQKLWDLRIEDLMETLTEWRKCCTEGAYSARTVHKLHTDLLELLVKKLQARGTYKFEQRSPLRLTELEAEAHEQLNDYIMSLVEELKSKRRGKTRDPIEEAKAYIDDNLSREIQLEEVAEYLGLHPSYFSQMFKQHTGETFVQYRIRRRMEKAKQLLEQPHYRITDISYEVGYADHPHFTKTFKKYTGYSPSEYRQKLGIE, encoded by the coding sequence ATGCTTCGAGTGCTGATCGTAGATGATGAACCGATGATTTTGAAAGGCTTGACTACACTGCTGACGCAGTATAAGGATAATCAAGTGCACATCCGGACCGCTGACAACGGGAAGTCCGCATTGGCTCTCATCCTCGAGCAAGCCCCTGACATTGTGCTCACAGATATACGTATGCCGGTCATGGATGGGCTCGAGCTTACTCGCTCTGTTCATGAGCTGGGACTAGAACTCGATATGATCGTCATCTCTGGATACAGTGACTTTGAATACGCAAGAAAGTGCATGGCGTCAGGTGTGAAGGATTACTTGCTGAAGCCAGTTGCGAGACAGGAGCTGTATGAGACGCTGGATCGGGTGCTGGCGCAGCGTCAGCAGTCAGCTTTACCGGACGTATCCGCAGCGACACTGACCCATTGGGCTGAGCGACTGGAGCAGAAGCTATGGGACTTGCGGATCGAAGATCTGATGGAGACGCTTACGGAATGGCGGAAATGTTGCACGGAAGGCGCCTACAGCGCGAGGACGGTGCATAAGCTGCACACCGACCTCTTGGAGCTTCTAGTAAAGAAGTTGCAAGCCCGCGGCACCTATAAGTTCGAGCAGCGGTCTCCGCTTCGCCTAACCGAGCTGGAAGCTGAAGCACATGAACAGCTGAACGATTACATTATGTCCCTTGTGGAAGAGCTGAAGAGCAAGCGCAGAGGCAAGACTCGTGATCCGATTGAAGAAGCAAAGGCATATATCGATGACAATCTGTCCCGTGAGATTCAGCTAGAGGAAGTGGCCGAATATCTAGGTCTGCACCCGTCCTATTTCAGCCAAATGTTCAAGCAGCATACCGGTGAGACGTTCGTGCAATACCGAATTCGCAGACGGATGGAGAAGGCGAAGCAGCTACTCGAGCAGCCGCATTATCGGATTACCGATATTTCCTACGAGGTAGGCTACGCGGACCATCCGCATTTTACGAAGACGTTCAAGAAATATACCGGCTATTCACCGTCGGAGTATCGGCAGAAGCTGGGGATTGAGTGA
- a CDS encoding sensor histidine kinase codes for MKHSLARQIFVYFLIVIVLPLSIVSFISYYQASTQLSQQVENYVTQFIETSLGQSDRILQRYERASHSILSNSDVKSLLDISPEDSYALLQLRERIQNTVFRPTFILYNEINVLFVLGDHGKAIIDDNQSAAFIQRIDSKEQLEFFNKRLPDNGSIAIINRSLRDVPTTDVYTLARRIRGHTSYQTKGVLAMEIKADELAATWKDIELGRRGFFFILDAEGELIYRPPGFPQDNRITGPLISKLLAMKDVTITEQLGNEEHLLVSRKSDYSGWRVVVSLPTEELREPISTIRSTTIMVGLLALVLALILAYRFGRSIVRPIQTLKEGMRQTEKGNWQHIEQELDRQDEIGGLIHSYNLMVSRLSEMIEQVYSAELSNQRSAYELRSIELERRNAEFQALQLQINPHFLYNTLETINAYAIVRNSEEISEMVGAMAFMLRYSIQTNLEEITVANELNHVRNFMIILQHRIGREFELDVVIPPSLLMEKMVRLTLQPLVENIFQHAFPLGIEDRHWIRIDAREEDGLFLFFVEDNGAGMTCERLAEVQEALARNQLAEPAVKASNSGGIGLVNVHRRIQMVFGDQYGLSIESEEGLGTTIIMRMPKVERSAKLFNKTKEKRNHD; via the coding sequence ATGAAGCACAGTCTCGCTCGGCAAATCTTTGTCTATTTTTTGATTGTCATTGTGCTGCCGCTTAGCATAGTCAGTTTTATCTCATACTATCAAGCGTCAACCCAACTGTCCCAGCAGGTTGAGAATTATGTGACGCAATTTATCGAGACGTCGCTAGGCCAGTCAGATCGTATCCTGCAGAGGTACGAGCGTGCAAGCCATTCCATCTTGTCCAATTCAGATGTGAAGTCGTTACTTGATATTAGCCCTGAAGACAGCTATGCGCTGCTGCAGCTACGCGAGCGTATCCAGAATACGGTGTTTCGTCCGACCTTCATCCTGTATAACGAGATTAATGTGTTGTTCGTGCTCGGTGATCATGGCAAAGCGATTATTGATGACAATCAAAGTGCAGCATTCATTCAGCGTATTGATTCCAAGGAGCAGCTCGAATTTTTTAACAAGCGACTCCCGGACAACGGTTCTATCGCAATCATTAATCGAAGCCTGCGTGATGTACCGACGACAGATGTGTATACGCTGGCCCGTCGTATTCGCGGACATACCTCCTATCAGACGAAGGGTGTCCTAGCGATGGAGATTAAGGCAGATGAGCTCGCGGCGACATGGAAAGATATTGAGCTCGGCAGGCGCGGCTTCTTCTTTATCCTTGATGCAGAGGGTGAACTGATTTATCGTCCGCCAGGTTTTCCACAGGATAACCGTATAACAGGACCATTAATCAGCAAGCTGCTTGCAATGAAGGATGTAACGATAACCGAGCAGCTAGGGAATGAGGAGCATCTGCTCGTCTCCCGCAAGTCGGATTACTCCGGCTGGCGCGTCGTCGTATCGTTGCCTACGGAGGAGCTGCGCGAGCCGATCTCTACGATCCGGTCGACGACCATCATGGTCGGGCTACTTGCACTCGTGCTTGCGCTTATACTGGCGTACCGTTTCGGCCGATCGATTGTGCGTCCGATTCAGACGTTGAAGGAAGGAATGCGGCAGACGGAGAAGGGCAACTGGCAGCATATCGAGCAAGAGCTTGACCGTCAGGATGAGATAGGCGGCTTAATTCACAGCTACAACCTGATGGTGTCCAGGCTGTCTGAGATGATCGAGCAGGTGTATTCAGCGGAGCTGTCGAACCAACGTTCGGCCTATGAGCTTCGCAGTATTGAGCTTGAGCGCAGGAACGCTGAATTCCAGGCGTTGCAACTTCAGATCAATCCACACTTCCTGTATAACACACTGGAGACGATTAACGCCTATGCGATCGTACGTAACTCCGAGGAGATCTCGGAGATGGTCGGCGCGATGGCCTTCATGCTGCGATATTCGATCCAGACGAATCTCGAAGAAATTACGGTAGCGAACGAGCTGAATCATGTACGTAATTTCATGATTATACTACAGCACCGGATCGGACGAGAGTTCGAGCTGGATGTCGTCATACCACCTTCCTTATTAATGGAGAAGATGGTTCGACTGACGCTGCAGCCGCTCGTAGAAAATATATTCCAGCATGCCTTCCCTCTCGGAATTGAGGACAGGCACTGGATCCGCATTGATGCTAGGGAAGAGGATGGCTTGTTCTTATTCTTCGTCGAGGATAACGGCGCCGGCATGACGTGTGAGCGTCTTGCCGAAGTACAAGAGGCGCTCGCTCGCAATCAGCTGGCAGAGCCTGCAGTGAAGGCATCGAACAGCGGCGGTATCGGTTTGGTGAACGTACACCGCCGAATCCAGATGGTGTTCGGCGATCAGTACGGCTTAAGCATAGAGAGTGAAGAAGGACTCGGCACCACCATTATAATGAGGATGCCGAAGGTCGAACGCTCAGCCAAACTATTCAACAAAACAAAGGAGAAGAGAAACCATGATTGA
- a CDS encoding polysaccharide lyase family 7 protein, whose translation MKKKRIGSLVLALALTVSSMGSIAYAALCTTCAPSSNFDLTKWKLTLPTGSEVTNLSGYQNSSYFYTDSATGGMVFKSPNLGSTTPNSTYTRSELREMLNASAGTTSLGNNWVTSTSSTSTKSQAGGVDGTMKATLRVDTVSTTGDSSKVGRVVVGQIHGPDTEPIRLYFHKRPSDSKGAIYFGTDDLSNNNTWVDVIGGPNNLNPSNGIALGQKWSYEIKVVGLTMTVKVTPEGGSTTTKTYTLPSGYNNKYMYFKAGVYNQNNTGTSSDHVKATFFNLTHTHP comes from the coding sequence ATGAAAAAGAAAAGAATTGGCTCGTTAGTACTCGCATTAGCTTTGACCGTATCAAGCATGGGTAGTATCGCTTACGCGGCACTGTGCACAACGTGCGCACCATCCTCCAACTTCGATCTGACGAAGTGGAAGCTGACGCTGCCAACGGGCTCCGAAGTGACGAACCTGTCCGGCTACCAAAACTCCAGCTACTTCTACACCGATTCGGCGACAGGCGGAATGGTGTTCAAGTCGCCGAATCTGGGCTCGACTACGCCTAACAGCACCTACACACGCTCTGAGCTTCGTGAGATGCTGAATGCTTCTGCAGGCACTACGTCGCTCGGCAACAACTGGGTAACTTCGACATCGTCCACCTCGACGAAGTCGCAGGCTGGCGGTGTAGACGGCACGATGAAGGCTACACTTCGTGTTGATACGGTGTCGACAACAGGTGACAGCTCCAAGGTAGGTCGTGTCGTTGTCGGCCAAATCCACGGACCGGACACAGAGCCGATCCGTCTGTACTTCCACAAGCGTCCTTCCGACAGCAAGGGTGCGATCTACTTCGGTACGGACGACCTGAGCAACAACAACACATGGGTGGACGTTATTGGCGGACCGAACAACCTGAACCCTTCGAACGGAATCGCCCTTGGCCAGAAGTGGAGCTATGAGATCAAGGTTGTTGGCTTGACCATGACAGTTAAGGTTACACCAGAAGGCGGTTCGACTACAACGAAGACGTATACCCTTCCTTCGGGCTACAACAACAAGTACATGTACTTCAAGGCAGGCGTGTACAACCAGAACAACACAGGCACATCCTCTGACCACGTGAAGGCAACATTCTTTAACCTGACGCATACGCATCCTTAA
- a CDS encoding polysaccharide lyase family 7 protein — translation MTYKSVVRKLSVSTLGAVMMMGSSFTGAVTAAGETKLSATASASTYDTRCTCGPAQAVDGSLSTRWSGDGNGAWLKLDLGSTKTVAFVKMAFHNGSSRTSNFDIQTSTDNTNWSTRLSNVNSAQNNNLQTFDFTDVSARYVRIVGHGNSVNTWNSYNEVEVWGAGSSTGGGGGGTGTLDPSKAPSGNFDLTKWKITLPNASEVQPSTLSNGYTHSEWFYTDPVTGGMVFMSPNLASTTTNSTYPRSELREMLNPSAGTTSLGNNWVTSTSSSSTKSQAGGVDGTMKATLTVDRVSISGDSSKLGRVVVGQIHGPETEPIRLYFHKRPSDSKGAIYFGTDDLSNKNTYVNILGGPSNLNPSNGIALGQKWSYEIKVVGLQMTVKVTPEGGSTTTVNYTLPSGYNDKYLYYKAGVYNQNNTDTTSDKSDHVKATFYSLTHVHP, via the coding sequence ATGACTTATAAGTCGGTTGTTCGAAAGCTTAGCGTTTCCACACTAGGTGCTGTTATGATGATGGGCTCAAGCTTCACTGGCGCTGTTACAGCTGCTGGCGAGACGAAGCTGAGCGCCACTGCATCGGCGAGCACTTATGATACTCGTTGCACATGCGGACCTGCTCAAGCGGTTGATGGCAGCTTAAGCACGCGCTGGTCGGGAGATGGAAACGGAGCTTGGTTGAAGCTGGACCTCGGATCGACCAAGACGGTAGCCTTTGTAAAGATGGCTTTCCACAATGGCTCCTCGCGTACGTCGAATTTCGATATTCAGACATCCACGGACAATACGAACTGGAGTACTCGTCTTAGCAATGTGAACAGCGCCCAGAACAACAACCTTCAGACCTTTGATTTCACTGACGTGAGTGCTCGTTATGTACGTATTGTAGGACATGGTAACTCTGTTAATACATGGAATAGCTACAACGAAGTAGAGGTATGGGGCGCAGGCTCCAGCACAGGCGGCGGTGGCGGCGGTACAGGCACACTAGACCCGTCCAAGGCTCCATCTGGTAACTTTGACTTGACTAAGTGGAAAATTACGCTTCCGAACGCTTCGGAGGTACAACCTTCCACACTGAGCAACGGCTATACGCACTCTGAGTGGTTCTACACAGATCCGGTAACCGGAGGCATGGTGTTCATGTCGCCGAATCTCGCCAGCACGACGACGAACAGTACTTACCCGCGCTCGGAGCTTCGTGAAATGCTGAACCCGTCCGCAGGCACGACTTCGCTCGGTAACAACTGGGTGACGTCGACATCTTCTTCGTCTACGAAGTCGCAAGCTGGTGGTGTGGATGGCACGATGAAGGCTACGCTGACGGTTGACCGCGTCTCGATTAGCGGTGACAGCAGCAAGCTGGGCCGTGTTGTCGTTGGTCAAATCCATGGACCGGAAACAGAGCCGATCCGTCTGTACTTCCACAAGCGTCCTTCCGACAGCAAGGGTGCGATCTATTTCGGTACGGATGACCTGAGCAACAAGAACACATATGTAAACATCCTTGGTGGACCGAGCAACCTGAATCCTTCGAACGGTATTGCATTGGGTCAGAAGTGGAGCTACGAGATCAAGGTCGTAGGTCTTCAGATGACAGTCAAGGTAACGCCAGAGGGCGGCTCCACGACGACGGTCAACTACACGCTTCCGTCCGGCTACAATGATAAGTATCTGTATTACAAGGCTGGCGTATACAACCAAAATAATACGGATACAACTAGTGACAAGTCCGATCACGTGAAGGCGACATTCTACTCGCTTACGCACGTGCATCCTTAA
- a CDS encoding extracellular solute-binding protein, with product MNKKWTLGTLSMVMALGTAAGCTPSNDQGAAPKEGEANKGPTQFSISLRTNNFDYVEKHADINKDKWVLELEKKTNTDLNIQLIPHKDYEQKMIQMFAINEIPDVVQAGAGTNGKELAGSVQAGVFLELNELLEKHAPTLLKTIPKEAWDEVSLNGKIYAIPEYLSNPSRRATWVRADLMEKAGITKDPKTVDEYLEMLRAFKKMGVEHPFMGRQDFKYADIFFGAYDVYPYLSQFEVVDGKVQPKFFDVENMQKALQTYKTMFDEGLIHKEFPTINPTNFKNLIISGKAGMWEMNAQEYLQWQTQLQQNVPDAKIKIIASPVGPDGKGGGYLYSSATRSYFINAKAKDKAADILKFFEWQVTDEANKWFDLTLPVEPKTAEEVSEQRYLSGFLHLVKDDAYRKDILNATPAGKELMSIFDTILPKEGRGGLEFDPRLDSMAKNPDVSPLSDTPPPVLITHMVKMVYGVEPISDWPKVIEEWKAKGGNEVLKEANERYSKKEGLKYRGPEAQQWK from the coding sequence TTGAACAAAAAGTGGACGCTAGGCACACTTTCTATGGTGATGGCACTTGGTACGGCAGCAGGTTGTACACCAAGCAATGATCAAGGCGCTGCACCGAAGGAAGGCGAAGCAAACAAAGGACCAACACAGTTCTCGATCTCGCTCCGTACGAACAATTTTGATTACGTTGAGAAGCATGCGGACATCAACAAGGACAAATGGGTTCTTGAGCTTGAGAAGAAGACGAACACCGATCTTAATATTCAACTCATTCCTCACAAGGATTATGAGCAGAAAATGATTCAGATGTTCGCGATTAACGAAATTCCGGACGTTGTTCAGGCAGGTGCGGGTACGAACGGTAAGGAGCTTGCAGGCTCTGTACAGGCTGGTGTCTTCCTTGAGCTGAACGAGTTGCTCGAGAAGCACGCTCCAACGCTTCTGAAGACGATCCCGAAGGAAGCTTGGGATGAAGTATCCCTGAACGGCAAAATTTACGCGATTCCAGAGTACCTCTCCAACCCGTCCCGCCGCGCAACTTGGGTACGTGCTGACCTGATGGAGAAGGCTGGTATTACGAAGGATCCGAAGACAGTTGACGAGTACCTCGAAATGCTGCGTGCGTTCAAGAAGATGGGCGTTGAGCATCCGTTCATGGGTCGCCAAGACTTCAAATATGCCGATATCTTCTTCGGCGCGTACGACGTATATCCATACCTGAGCCAGTTCGAGGTAGTTGATGGCAAGGTACAGCCGAAGTTCTTCGATGTAGAGAACATGCAGAAGGCTCTGCAAACATATAAGACAATGTTCGACGAAGGTCTGATCCATAAGGAATTCCCAACGATCAACCCGACGAACTTCAAGAACCTGATCATCTCCGGCAAAGCTGGTATGTGGGAAATGAACGCGCAGGAGTATCTGCAGTGGCAGACTCAGCTTCAGCAGAACGTACCTGATGCGAAAATCAAGATCATTGCTTCTCCTGTAGGTCCTGATGGCAAGGGCGGCGGCTACCTGTACTCGTCCGCAACTCGTTCGTACTTCATCAATGCGAAGGCGAAGGATAAGGCTGCAGACATTCTGAAGTTCTTCGAATGGCAAGTAACGGATGAGGCGAACAAGTGGTTCGATCTGACGCTTCCGGTAGAGCCTAAGACAGCTGAAGAAGTATCCGAGCAGCGTTACCTGAGCGGCTTCCTGCACTTGGTGAAGGACGATGCTTACCGTAAAGATATCTTGAATGCAACACCTGCTGGTAAAGAGTTGATGAGCATTTTCGATACGATCCTTCCTAAGGAAGGTCGCGGCGGTCTGGAATTCGATCCTCGTCTTGATTCCATGGCGAAGAATCCGGATGTATCCCCGCTGTCTGACACGCCTCCGCCAGTATTGATCACGCACATGGTTAAGATGGTGTATGGCGTAGAGCCGATCTCCGACTGGCCGAAGGTTATTGAGGAGTGGAAGGCTAAGGGTGGTAACGAGGTTCTGAAGGAAGCGAACGAGCGCTACTCGAAGAAAGAAGGCCTCAAGTATAGAGGACCAGAAGCTCAGCAGTGGAAATAG
- a CDS encoding sugar ABC transporter permease — MSRAKIKPADQVMVLSSSMSVWKYMWKFRVLYFLTIPGIVYYLLFKYVPLAASFIAFKDYNIFKGVFGSPWVGFKHFERMFEHADFLRILKNTFILGGLDIIIAFPMPIVIALMLNELRIVAYKRVIQTVIYMPHFLSWVIIGGIAVGILSPSTGIVNQFIKWLGFEPIYFLAENSMIRGVLVTSGVWKEVGWGTIIYLAALAGVNPDLYEAAEIDGANRWQQTLAITIPSILPAMTILFLLKIGDFLDYGFDRVFVFLNPLTYENGEILDTYIYRAGLLQQEYSYTTAVGLFKSLVGLTLIVVANKLSKKATGESLY, encoded by the coding sequence ATGTCACGAGCGAAAATTAAACCCGCCGACCAAGTAATGGTCCTCAGCAGCTCCATGAGCGTGTGGAAGTACATGTGGAAATTCCGCGTGCTGTACTTCCTGACAATTCCAGGTATCGTGTACTACTTACTCTTTAAGTATGTACCGCTTGCCGCATCATTTATTGCATTTAAGGATTACAACATTTTCAAAGGTGTATTTGGTAGTCCGTGGGTTGGTTTCAAGCACTTCGAGCGTATGTTCGAGCATGCAGATTTTTTGCGAATATTGAAAAATACGTTCATTCTAGGCGGGCTTGATATTATCATCGCTTTCCCGATGCCGATCGTCATTGCCCTCATGCTGAATGAGCTTCGCATTGTTGCGTACAAGCGAGTAATTCAGACAGTCATTTATATGCCACACTTCTTGTCTTGGGTTATTATCGGTGGTATTGCAGTAGGTATTTTGTCGCCATCGACAGGTATTGTGAACCAGTTCATCAAGTGGCTGGGCTTCGAACCGATCTACTTCTTGGCTGAGAACTCCATGATTCGCGGTGTACTCGTCACCTCCGGTGTATGGAAAGAAGTCGGCTGGGGAACGATCATATATCTGGCAGCATTGGCAGGGGTTAACCCGGATCTGTATGAAGCAGCGGAGATTGACGGTGCTAACCGTTGGCAGCAGACGCTTGCGATCACGATTCCATCGATCCTTCCAGCGATGACCATCTTGTTCCTTCTGAAAATTGGTGATTTCCTTGACTATGGCTTTGACCGTGTATTCGTATTCTTGAATCCGTTGACGTACGAAAACGGTGAAATTCTCGATACTTACATCTACCGCGCAGGCTTGCTGCAGCAGGAATACAGCTATACGACAGCAGTTGGCTTATTCAAGTCCTTGGTCGGCTTGACGCTGATCGTGGTTGCGAACAAGCTGAGTAAAAAAGCTACTGGCGAGAGCTTATACTAG